Proteins encoded within one genomic window of Oncorhynchus tshawytscha isolate Ot180627B linkage group LG02, Otsh_v2.0, whole genome shotgun sequence:
- the LOC112245649 gene encoding SEC14-like protein 1 isoform X1 gives MVQKYQSPIRVYKQPFELVMEAYERRFPTCHLIPMFVDSEVLEETESEDGSIHQVQRRCKLDVDAPRLLKRIAGVDYVYFSQENTLNKRERTLHIESHNETFSNRVIIHELCSYSAHPENEDWTCFEQSASLDIKSFFGFESTVEKMAMKQYASSIKKGKEIIEFYLNQLEEEGISHVPRWTPSLDAPSSSVTTKPVCATPKLLHLELPVTPAVSIPVSTDASDHEIATATNNDATQSDATSNDAASQPDNQTENQTGTPDDKLDADYIKRYLGDLTPLQESCLIRLRQWLQESHKGKTLTLTPSSPSSPPFQIPKDEHILRFLRARDFNMEKAREILCQSLTWRKQHQVDYLLETWTSPQVLNDYYTGGWHHHDKEGRPLYILRLGQMDTKGLVRALGEESLLRHVLSINEEGLRRCEENTKVFGRPISCWTCLVDLEGLNMRHLWRPGVKALLRIIEVVEANYPETLGRLLILRAPRVFPVLWTLVSPFIDENTRKKFLIYAGNDYQGPGGLLDYIDKEVIPDFLGGECMCEVPEGGLVPKSLYRTAEELENEDISLWTETIYQSASVFKGAPHEVVIEIIDASSVITWDFDVCKGDVVFHLYHSKRAPQTPRKDPLVGQHSSITTPGGNNVQLIDKSWTIGLDYSMVESPLTCKEGESVQGSHVTRWPGFYILQWKFHTMPGSASTNLPRVDDVLASLQVSSHKCKVMYYTEVIGSEDFRGSMTSLESSHSGFSQLSHATSSSNHSQSSSMISR, from the exons GCCTACGAGAGGCGATTCCCCACGTGTCACCTGATTCCCATGTTTGTGGACAGCGAAGTGTTGGAGGAAACTGAGAGCGAGGACGGATCCATACACCAGGTCCAGCGCCGCTGCAAACTGGACGTGGACGCCCCTCGTCTCCTCAAACGG ATTGCGGGGGTGGACTATGTGTACTTCAGCCAGGAGAACACtctgaacaagagagagaggacgCTCCACATCGAGTCCCACAACGAGACCTTTTCCAACAGAGTCATCATCCACGAACTCTGCAGCTACTCg gcCCACCCTGAGAATGAGGACTGGACGTGTTTCGAGCAGTCGGCCAGCCTGGACATCAAATCGTTCTTTGGCTTCGAGAGCACGGTGGAGAAGATGGCCATGAAGCAGTACGCCAGCAGTAtcaagaag GGTAAGGAGATCATAGAGTTCTACCTAAACCagctagaggaagaggggataagCCACGTGCCCCGCTGGACTCCCTCCCTGGatgctccctcctcctctgttacCACCAAACCTGTCTGTGCCACCCCAAAGCTCCTCCACCTGGAGCTGCCTGTCACGCCCGCCGTCTCAATCCCCGTGTCCACTGATGCCAGTGACCATGAGATTGCCACTGCCACCAATAATGATGCCACCCAAAGTGATGCCACCAGCAACGATGCCGCTAGCCAACCTGACAACCAGACAGAGAACCAGACGGGCACACCTGATG acaagTTGGATGCAGACTACATCAAGCGCTACTTGGGAGACCTGACGCCTCTGCAGGAGAGCTGTCTGATCAGACTACGACAGTGGCTGCAGGAGAGCCACAAGGGCAAG ACCCTtaccctcactccctcctctccctcctcgccACCTTTCCAGATCCCTAAGGATGAACACATCCTTCGTTTCCTGCGGGCCAGGGACTTTAACATGGAGAAGGCCAGGGAGATCCTGTGTCAGTCCTTAACATGGAGGAAACAGCACCAGGTGGACTATCTGTTAGAGACGTGGACCTCACCACAGGTCCTCAATGACTACTACACTGGAGGGTGGCACCACCATGATAAAG AGGGTCGTCCTCTCTATATCCTGCGTCTGGGACAGATGGACACCAAGGGGCTGGTCCGAGCCCTGGGGGAGGAGTCTCTACTCAGACAC GTTCTATCCATAAACGAGGAGGGCCTAAGGCGCTGTGAGGAGAACACCAAAGTCTTCGGCCGACCAATCAG ttgttggACGTGTCTGGTGGACCTCGAAGGGTTAAACATGCGCCACCTGTGGCGACCGGGGGTTAAGGCCCTTCTGAGAATCATTGAGGTGGTGGAGGCCAACTACCCAGAGACCCTGGGACGTCTGCTCATACTGAGGGCTCCTAGAGTCTTCCCTGTGCTCTGGACCCTG GTGAGCCCGTTCATCGACGAAAACACCCGTAAGAAGTTCCTGATCTACGCTGGAAATGACTACCAGGGCCCCGGCGGCCTGCTGGACTACATAGACAAGGAGGTCATCCCTGACTTCCTGGGAGGAGAGTGTATG TGTGAAGTCCCAGAGGGAGGACTGGTGCCCAAGTCTCTGTACCGTACTGCAGAGGAGCTGGAGAACGAAGACATCAGCCTGTGGACAGAGACTATCTACCAGAGTGCCAGCGTCTTCAAGGGAGCGCCCCACGAG GTGGTGATCGAGATCATCGACGCCTCCTCCGTGATCACCTGGGACTTTGACGTGTGTAAGGGCGACGTGGTCTTCCACCTCTACCACTCCAAGCGCGCCCCCCAAACCCCCCGCAAGGACCCCCTAGTGGGGCAACACAGCAGCATCACCACCCCCGGGGGGAACAACGTCCAGCTCATAGACAAGTCCTGGACCATAGGCCTGGACTACAGCATGGTGGAGTCACCACTCACCTGCAAGGAGGGGGAGAGCGTTCAG ggTTCCCACGTGACCAGGTGGCCCGGGTTCTACATCCTGCAGTGGAAGTTCCACACCATGCCGGGCAGCGCCTCCACCAACCTGCCCCGCGTGGACGACGTCCTCGCCTCCCTGCAGGTCTCCTCACACAAGTGCAAAGTCATGTACTACACAGAGGTCATTGGCTCCGAGGACttcag GGGCTCTATGACCAGTTTGGAGTCGAGTCACAGTGGTTTCTCCCAGCTCAGCCACGCTacctcctcctctaaccactcccagtccagctccatgatcTCCAGGTAG
- the LOC112245649 gene encoding SEC14-like protein 1 isoform X2 encodes MVQKYQSPIRVYKQPFELVMEAYERRFPTCHLIPMFVDSEVLEETESEDGSIHQVQRRCKLDVDAPRLLKRIAGVDYVYFSQENTLNKRERTLHIESHNETFSNRVIIHELCSYSAHPENEDWTCFEQSASLDIKSFFGFESTVEKMAMKQYASSIKKGKEIIEFYLNQLEEEGISHVPRWTPSLDAPSSSVTTKPVCATPKLLHLELPVTPAVSIPVSTDASDHEIATATNNDATQSDATSNDAASQPDNQTENQTGTPDDKLDADYIKRYLGDLTPLQESCLIRLRQWLQESHKGKIPKDEHILRFLRARDFNMEKAREILCQSLTWRKQHQVDYLLETWTSPQVLNDYYTGGWHHHDKEGRPLYILRLGQMDTKGLVRALGEESLLRHVLSINEEGLRRCEENTKVFGRPISCWTCLVDLEGLNMRHLWRPGVKALLRIIEVVEANYPETLGRLLILRAPRVFPVLWTLVSPFIDENTRKKFLIYAGNDYQGPGGLLDYIDKEVIPDFLGGECMCEVPEGGLVPKSLYRTAEELENEDISLWTETIYQSASVFKGAPHEVVIEIIDASSVITWDFDVCKGDVVFHLYHSKRAPQTPRKDPLVGQHSSITTPGGNNVQLIDKSWTIGLDYSMVESPLTCKEGESVQGSHVTRWPGFYILQWKFHTMPGSASTNLPRVDDVLASLQVSSHKCKVMYYTEVIGSEDFRGSMTSLESSHSGFSQLSHATSSSNHSQSSSMISR; translated from the exons GCCTACGAGAGGCGATTCCCCACGTGTCACCTGATTCCCATGTTTGTGGACAGCGAAGTGTTGGAGGAAACTGAGAGCGAGGACGGATCCATACACCAGGTCCAGCGCCGCTGCAAACTGGACGTGGACGCCCCTCGTCTCCTCAAACGG ATTGCGGGGGTGGACTATGTGTACTTCAGCCAGGAGAACACtctgaacaagagagagaggacgCTCCACATCGAGTCCCACAACGAGACCTTTTCCAACAGAGTCATCATCCACGAACTCTGCAGCTACTCg gcCCACCCTGAGAATGAGGACTGGACGTGTTTCGAGCAGTCGGCCAGCCTGGACATCAAATCGTTCTTTGGCTTCGAGAGCACGGTGGAGAAGATGGCCATGAAGCAGTACGCCAGCAGTAtcaagaag GGTAAGGAGATCATAGAGTTCTACCTAAACCagctagaggaagaggggataagCCACGTGCCCCGCTGGACTCCCTCCCTGGatgctccctcctcctctgttacCACCAAACCTGTCTGTGCCACCCCAAAGCTCCTCCACCTGGAGCTGCCTGTCACGCCCGCCGTCTCAATCCCCGTGTCCACTGATGCCAGTGACCATGAGATTGCCACTGCCACCAATAATGATGCCACCCAAAGTGATGCCACCAGCAACGATGCCGCTAGCCAACCTGACAACCAGACAGAGAACCAGACGGGCACACCTGATG acaagTTGGATGCAGACTACATCAAGCGCTACTTGGGAGACCTGACGCCTCTGCAGGAGAGCTGTCTGATCAGACTACGACAGTGGCTGCAGGAGAGCCACAAGGGCAAG ATCCCTAAGGATGAACACATCCTTCGTTTCCTGCGGGCCAGGGACTTTAACATGGAGAAGGCCAGGGAGATCCTGTGTCAGTCCTTAACATGGAGGAAACAGCACCAGGTGGACTATCTGTTAGAGACGTGGACCTCACCACAGGTCCTCAATGACTACTACACTGGAGGGTGGCACCACCATGATAAAG AGGGTCGTCCTCTCTATATCCTGCGTCTGGGACAGATGGACACCAAGGGGCTGGTCCGAGCCCTGGGGGAGGAGTCTCTACTCAGACAC GTTCTATCCATAAACGAGGAGGGCCTAAGGCGCTGTGAGGAGAACACCAAAGTCTTCGGCCGACCAATCAG ttgttggACGTGTCTGGTGGACCTCGAAGGGTTAAACATGCGCCACCTGTGGCGACCGGGGGTTAAGGCCCTTCTGAGAATCATTGAGGTGGTGGAGGCCAACTACCCAGAGACCCTGGGACGTCTGCTCATACTGAGGGCTCCTAGAGTCTTCCCTGTGCTCTGGACCCTG GTGAGCCCGTTCATCGACGAAAACACCCGTAAGAAGTTCCTGATCTACGCTGGAAATGACTACCAGGGCCCCGGCGGCCTGCTGGACTACATAGACAAGGAGGTCATCCCTGACTTCCTGGGAGGAGAGTGTATG TGTGAAGTCCCAGAGGGAGGACTGGTGCCCAAGTCTCTGTACCGTACTGCAGAGGAGCTGGAGAACGAAGACATCAGCCTGTGGACAGAGACTATCTACCAGAGTGCCAGCGTCTTCAAGGGAGCGCCCCACGAG GTGGTGATCGAGATCATCGACGCCTCCTCCGTGATCACCTGGGACTTTGACGTGTGTAAGGGCGACGTGGTCTTCCACCTCTACCACTCCAAGCGCGCCCCCCAAACCCCCCGCAAGGACCCCCTAGTGGGGCAACACAGCAGCATCACCACCCCCGGGGGGAACAACGTCCAGCTCATAGACAAGTCCTGGACCATAGGCCTGGACTACAGCATGGTGGAGTCACCACTCACCTGCAAGGAGGGGGAGAGCGTTCAG ggTTCCCACGTGACCAGGTGGCCCGGGTTCTACATCCTGCAGTGGAAGTTCCACACCATGCCGGGCAGCGCCTCCACCAACCTGCCCCGCGTGGACGACGTCCTCGCCTCCCTGCAGGTCTCCTCACACAAGTGCAAAGTCATGTACTACACAGAGGTCATTGGCTCCGAGGACttcag GGGCTCTATGACCAGTTTGGAGTCGAGTCACAGTGGTTTCTCCCAGCTCAGCCACGCTacctcctcctctaaccactcccagtccagctccatgatcTCCAGGTAG